The Streptomyces kanamyceticus genome window below encodes:
- a CDS encoding GntR family transcriptional regulator: MAKAYETIADKLREQIRAGQFRPGDRLPSEADLIESSGRSGPTVQQALRVLQAEGLIEKRHGVGTFVRRPRTLVQRDNARHQWEKSRAHEPETKRLETGSTEHDTGLEVNDLVFHASYRETEAPKEISDAMGVAEGTPLVERSYRTRYGAERSPFTLVTSYLVRSLVESNPDLLDDTKEPWPGGTMNQLSTVGIEIDRVEERVTARPPASEEAEELGLPPGTAVLVLRKTSYDIEGRAVEMSDVILPGDRTEMLFTTHLERW, translated from the coding sequence ATGGCGAAGGCCTACGAGACGATCGCGGACAAGCTTCGCGAGCAGATCCGCGCGGGTCAGTTCAGGCCTGGCGACCGCTTGCCGTCCGAGGCGGACCTCATCGAGAGCAGCGGCCGCAGCGGGCCGACCGTCCAACAGGCCCTGCGTGTCCTCCAGGCAGAGGGGCTGATCGAGAAGCGGCACGGCGTAGGAACCTTCGTTCGCCGGCCCCGCACACTCGTACAGCGCGACAACGCACGGCACCAGTGGGAGAAGAGCCGCGCTCACGAGCCAGAGACGAAGCGGCTGGAAACGGGCTCGACCGAGCACGACACCGGCCTGGAGGTCAACGACCTCGTCTTCCACGCCTCGTACCGCGAGACCGAGGCGCCCAAGGAGATCAGCGACGCCATGGGGGTCGCCGAAGGCACGCCGCTCGTGGAACGCAGCTACCGAACCCGGTACGGCGCCGAGCGCTCGCCCTTCACCTTGGTGACCTCGTACCTGGTCCGGAGCCTCGTCGAGTCCAACCCCGACCTCCTGGACGACACGAAGGAACCGTGGCCGGGCGGCACCATGAACCAGCTCTCCACGGTCGGCATCGAGATCGATCGGGTGGAGGAGCGCGTCACGGCTCGTCCTCCGGCATCCGAGGAAGCCGAGGAACTCGGCCTACCGCCCGGCACCGCGGTCCTCGTGCTCCGCAAGACCTCGTACGACATCGAGGGCCGGGCCGTCGAGATGTCCGACGTGATCTTGCCCGGCGACCGTACGGAAATGCTCTTCACGACTCACTTGGAAAGGTGGTGA
- a CDS encoding glycosyltransferase family 2 protein: protein MSRRIIIVTAVHTPSARFLPDAYKSLCEQELPEGWEWHWLIQEDGTTDQVAPHVPADDRITFKQGRPGGPGVARTIALAGADGEYVKVLDADDQLAPGALARDLAALEVDRSIGWATSRVLDLLPDGSTVGFPGDPEHGPVERKEVLDYWASHDYRAQVHPATLFVRRDLLVALGGWMALPASEDTGLLLALNSTSRGWFSSEVGLLYRKWEGQATGQAAHVDTAERDARMAIVEARARALGHFQWRYPISTD, encoded by the coding sequence GTGAGCCGGCGCATCATCATCGTCACGGCCGTTCACACACCGTCGGCGCGCTTCCTGCCCGACGCGTACAAGTCCCTCTGCGAGCAGGAGTTGCCCGAGGGCTGGGAGTGGCACTGGCTGATCCAGGAGGACGGGACGACCGACCAGGTCGCGCCCCACGTCCCCGCCGACGACCGGATCACGTTCAAGCAGGGACGCCCGGGAGGCCCCGGGGTCGCTCGAACCATCGCTCTGGCTGGCGCGGACGGCGAGTACGTCAAGGTCCTGGACGCCGACGACCAGCTCGCGCCCGGCGCGCTGGCCCGCGACCTCGCAGCCCTCGAAGTCGACCGATCCATCGGCTGGGCGACGTCACGCGTACTCGATCTACTCCCCGACGGATCCACTGTCGGTTTCCCCGGTGACCCCGAGCACGGCCCTGTCGAGCGCAAGGAAGTGCTCGACTACTGGGCGTCCCACGACTACCGCGCGCAGGTCCACCCGGCGACACTCTTTGTCCGCCGCGATCTCCTCGTGGCCCTGGGCGGTTGGATGGCGCTGCCCGCGTCCGAGGACACGGGCCTCCTGCTCGCCCTGAACTCGACCTCCCGCGGCTGGTTCTCGTCCGAGGTCGGCTTGCTCTACCGCAAGTGGGAAGGCCAGGCGACCGGCCAGGCCGCGCACGTCGACACGGCGGAACGCGACGCGCGCATGGCCATCGTCGAAGCCAGGGCGCGGGCACTGGGCCACTTCCAGTGGCGCTACCCCATCAGCACTGATTGA